In a genomic window of Primulina huaijiensis isolate GDHJ02 unplaced genomic scaffold, ASM1229523v2 scaffold37281, whole genome shotgun sequence:
- the LOC140968431 gene encoding ubiquitin carboxyl-terminal hydrolase 9-like, producing MTIPDSSGCHYMMENGSIELPCKPEEERRIVQELTAKAEANLCEGNLYYVISSRWFMSWQNYTGLMVDTYPFDQRSNQSVYITSSNTENRPGPIDNSDIVVNGTDAKDDDPELLRCLEEGRDYVLVPQEVWDKLLKWYKGGPSLPRKMISVGDQQKHFSVEVFPLCLKLTDSRDQSEVVVKLSKKDSVRELYEKVCRLKGLDTEKVRIWDCFSKQKQTILISSNQTLEESNLQMDQDILLEVPIDEFGMDSTGNGLALVPVEPRRSPISIAGGPTMTNGYSTSYSSNIYQRSTFTSSYGDMEDGHENLKPVHRGDRGGLAGLQNLGNTCFMNSSIQCLAHTQHLVEYFLQDYSDEINRQNPLGMHGELALSFGELLRKLWSSGRTPVAPRAFKGKLARFAPQFSGYNQHDSQELLAFLLDGLHEDLNRVKQKPYIETKDFDGRPDKEVADEFWRYHKARNDSVIVDICQGQYKSTLVCPVCDKISITFDPFMYLSLPLPSTATRSMTITVFYGDGSGLPMPFTVTVLKQGCCKDLIQALAVICCLRSDEYLLLAEVYEHRIYRYLENPSEPLADIKDEEHIVAYRLSKTEADLTRLEICHRYQEFERKLFLTPLVTVLESPQYGSDIDLAVEKLLCPLRTAFFTSATQSGKENGSALTSMEEQMKSSDDELEHTIKSTDGIEPGGMSSRELSFRLCITDDKGYGCRPIMKDSPLRPARLIKVMLDWTEKEHDLYAASYLKDLPVVHKSGVLAKKTKQEAISLFSCLDAFLKEEPLGPDDMWYCPRCKEHRQASKKLDLWRLPDVLVFHLKRFSYSRWQKNKLDTFVDFPIQNLDLSRYVKSNDVSEGSHVYELYAISNHYGGLGGGHYSAYCKLIDDKSWYNFDDAHVSAVRESEIKTSAAYVLFYQRVKPKSNGAVGEPSSGRRAF from the exons ATGACGATTCCAGACTCATCGGGGTGTCATTACATGATGGAGAATGGATCTATAGAGTTGCCATGCAAGCCCGAGGAAGAGAGGAGGATTGTGCAGGAATTGACCGCCAAAGCCGAGGCTAATTTGTGCGAGGGAAATTTGTATTATGTCATATCGAGCCG GTGGTTCATGTCCTGGCAGAATTACACCGGGCTCATGGTTGACACTTATCCATTTGACCAGCGTTCTAACCAATCTGTCTATATAACATCATCAAATACAGAAAATAGACCTGGACCAATTGATAACAGTGACATTGTTGTAAATGGAACCGACGCTAAAGATGATGATCCAGAGCTTCTGAGATGCCTTGAAGAAGGGCGTGATTATGTCTTAGTTCCTCAAGAAGTCTGGGATAAGCTTCTGAAATG GTACAAAGGAGGACCATCATTGCCGCGAAAGATGATTTCTGTTGGGGATCAGCAGAAGCACTTCAGTGTGGAGGTATTCCCACTGTGCCTCAAGTTAACTGACTCCAGAGATCAGAGTGAAGTAGTTGTAAAGTTAAGTAAAAAG GATTCTGTACGTGAACTCTACGAGAAAGTTTGTCGACTTAAAGGTTTAGACACAGAAAAG GTGCGCATCTGGGACTGCTTCAGTAAGCAGAAGCAAACCATATTAATTTCCTCAAATCAAACCCTGGAGGAGTCTAATTTGCAGATGGACCAAGAC ATTCTTCTTGAGGTGCCAATTGATGAATTTGGCATGGATTCTACTGGGAATGGCTTGGCACTGGTTCCCGTTGAACCTAGAAGATCGCCTATTTCAATTGCCGGTGGCCCGACTATGACCAATGGGTATTCAACTAGTTATAGCTCCAACATATACCAGAGAAGTACTTTTACGTCCTCATATGGAGATATGGAGGATGGACATGAAAATTTGAAGCCGGTACACAGAGGAGATAGGGGAGGTTTGGCAGGATTGCAAAATTTGGGGAACACTTGCTTCATGAACAGTTCCATTCAGTGTTTAGCTCATACACAACACCTCGTTGAGTACTTCTTGCAAGATTACAGTGATGAAATCAACAGGCAAAACCCTTTAGGGATGCAT GGAGAGCTTGCACTTTCATTTGGTGAGTTATTAAGGAAACTCTGGTCCTCTGGGCGAACCCCTGTTGCCCCTCGTGCATTCAAGGGGAAGCTTGCTCGTTTTGCTCCTCAGTTTAGTGGGTATAACCAGCATGATTCACAG GAACTACTTGCGTTTTTGCTTGATGGGTTGCATGAAGATTTGAATCGTGTTAAACAGAAACCTTATATTGAAACAAAAGATTTTGATGGTCGGCCAGATAAGGAAGTTGCTGATGAGTTTTGGAGGTATCACAAGGCCAGAAATGATTCAGTGATTGTAGATATTTGCCAG GGTCAATACAAATCAACATTGGTTTGCCCAGTATGTGACAAGATATCCATAACATTTGATCCCTTCATGTACTTGTCCCTGCCTCTTCCTTCAACAGCTACTAGGTCAATGACAATAACAGTATTTTACGGTGATGGAAGTGGTCTTCCTATGCCATTCACAGTTACTGTTTTAAAGCAAGGATGCTGCAAAGATCTTATCCAGGCTTTGGCTGTGATATGCTGCCTACGCAGTGATGAATACTTGCTCCTTGCCGAG GTCTATGAACATCGCATTTATCGGTACTTGGAAAATCCATCTGAACCTTTGGCTGATATAAAAGACGAAGAGCATATAGTTGCCTACAGGCTCTCCAAAACAGAGGCAGATTTAACCAGACTTGAGATATGCCATCGATACCAGGAATT TGAGAGGAAGCTGTTCCTTACTCCATTAGTTACTGTCTTGGAATCCCCACAATATGGGTCTGATATTGATCTTGCTGTTGAGAAACTGCTTTGCCCTCTAAGGACAGCATTTTTCACTTCAGCAACTCAGAGTGGCAAAGAAAATGGTTCTGCTTTGACGTCAATGGAAGAGCAAATGAAAAGTTCTGATGACGAATTGGAACACACGATCAAATCAACAGATGGCATAGAGCCGGGGGGTATGTCCAGCAGGGAGCTGTCATTCCGTCTTTGCATCACAGATGATAAGGGTTATGGGTGCAGGCCAATAATGAAGGATTCACCCCTAAGACCTGCTCGTTTGATAAAAGTCATGTTGGACTGGACCGAAAAAGAGCATGACTTGTATGCTGCTAGCTATCTGAAGGATCTTCCTGTGGTTCATAAGTCAGGAGTTCTTGCAAAGAAAACCAAGCAAGAAGCCATCTCTCTCTTTTCGTGCTTGGATGCATTTTTGAAAGAGGAACCTCTAGGCCCCGATGATATGTG GTACTGTCCTCGATGCAAGGAACATAGACAAGCAAGTAAAAAGTTGGATTTGTGGAGGTTGCCTGATGTGCTTGTTTTTCACTTGAAACGGTTCTCGTACAGCCGATGGCAGAAAAATAAACTCGACACATTTGTCGATTTTCCCATTCAAAATCTTGATTTGAGCAGATACGTGAAGAGTAATGATGTGTCTGAAGGTTCACATGTTTATGAGCTGTATGCTATCAGCAACCACTATGGTGGTCTTGGTGGTGGACACTACTCTGCTTATTGCAAG TTGATTGACGACAAAAGTTGGTATAATTTTGATGATGCTCATGTTTCGGCTGTGAGAGAGTCTGAGATCAAGACATCTGCAGCTTATGTGTTGTTCTACCAAAGAGTTAAACCTAAATCAAATGGTGCAGTGGGAGAGCCATCATCAGGTCGAAGGGCATTTTAA
- the LOC140968432 gene encoding glucan endo-1,3-beta-glucosidase 11-like: MDFRYSSSLFTLMLLISVSLFFTAAWSLGINYGQIANNLPNPKSVVPLLKSIGVTRLKLYDADPHVLKAFANTGVEFIVGLGNEYLVQMKDPKQAQAWVNNNVKCYLPATKITCIAVGNEVLTANDTTLSANLFPAMENIHNALVSVNLDKQVMVTTAHNLGILEVSYPPSSGVFRRDLIQKLSCILDFNCKLGSPFLINSYPYFAYKADSKQVPLDFVLFESGSGIVDPVSGLHYENMLYAQIDAVHSALKKIGYKNVCLQISETGWPSKGDADEPGASPENARKYNGNLLKLMSEKKGTPLNPNSDLNIYVFALFNENMKPGPTSERNFGLFKPDGTPVYDLGFNVTGLLSSNSTGSSGGSSGGTTSPGYLPAGNPPNGYLSITADDAERPPFHGALSILCLMVLTMLQYQL; this comes from the exons ATGGACTTCCGATACTCTTCCTCTCTATTTACATTAATGCTTCTCATTTCAG TGTCATTGTTCTTCACGGCCGCGTGGTCTCTGGGGATCAACTACGGCCAGATAGCCAACAATCTCCCTAACCCGAAATCGGTGGTCCCACTCCTCAAATCCATCGGCGTCACCAGGCTCAAGCTCTACGACGCCGACCCACACGTACTCAAGGCCTTCGCCAACACCGGAGTTGAGTTCATCGTTGGTCTGGGTAATGAGTACTTGGTGCAAATGAAGGACCCGAAGCAAGCCCAAGCCTGGGTCAACAACAACGTTAAATGTTACTTACCGGCCACCAAAATCACCTGCATTGCCGTCGGGAACGAAGTTCTCACAGCCAATGACACCACTCTCTCGGCCAACCTTTTCCCCGCCATGGAAAACATTCACAATGCCCTTGTTTCCGTCAACCTCGACAAGCAAGTCATGGTGACCACCGCCCACAATTTGGGTATTTTGGAAGTTTCGTATCCTCCCTCGTCCGGCGTGTTTCGCCGAGATCTGATTCAGAAATTGTCCTGCATCCTCGACTTTAACTGCAAATTGGGCTCCCCGTTTCTAATTAATTCGTATCCATATTTCGCGTACAAGGCCGACTCAAAGCAAGTGCCGTTGGACTTCGTGCTGTTCGAATCGGGCTCCGGAATTGTGGATCCTGTTTCGGGACTACATTACGAAAACATGTTGTATGCTCAGATCGACGCTGTCCATTCGGCATTGAAGAAGATTGGGTACAAAAACGTTTGTTTGCAGATCTCGGAAACTGGGTGGCCTTCGAAAGGCGACGCTGATGAGCCCGGAGCATCACCGGAGAATGCCAGAAAGTATAACGGGAACTTGCTGAAGCTGATGTCGGAGAAGAAAGGTACGCCATTGAATCCAAATTCGGACCTGAACATCTATGTGTTTGCTTTGTTCAACGAGAACATGAAGCCCGGCCCGACCTCGGAGAGGAACTTTGGGCTATTCAAGCCAGATGGGACACCCGTATATGACCTGGGTTTTAATGTGACGGGGTTGTTGAGCAGTAATTCGACGGGCTCGAGTGGTGGAAGCTCCGGTGGTACGACGTCGCCTGGTTATTTGCCGGCGGGAAACCCTCCCAACGGCTACCTCTCAATCACTGCAGATGATGCG GAGAGGCCACCATTTCATGGCGCTTTATCTATCTTGTGCCTCATGGTCTTGACCATGCTGCAATATCAACTCTGA
- the LOC140968485 gene encoding granule-bound starch synthase 1, chloroplastic/amyloplastic-like, with amino-acid sequence MEAVTASHFVSHINGGATSVDTKTNLAQIGLRNQTVTHNGLRSVNKIDISGKVISKPSRCAVNKTEKDKTSGTIICGVGMSVALVSTEVAPWCKTGGLGDVLGGLPPALAALGHRVMTICPRYDQYKDAWDTNVLVEIKVGDRVETVRFFHCYKRGVDRVFVDHPWFLEKVWGKTKSKLYGPNAGTDYEDNQLRFSLLCQAAVEATRVLSLNCSKYFSGPYGEDVVFIANDWHTALLPCYLKSMYQSRGLYMNAKVVYCIHNIAYQGRFKFSDFSLLNLPDQFKSSLDFMDGYNKPVKGRKINWMKAGILESDRLVTVSPYYAQELISGPAKGVECDTYTRAVGLCGITNGMDIQEWNPATDKYLSYHYNITTVMDAKPLLKESLQAEVGLPVNRNIPVIGFIGRLEEQKGSDILVAAISRFIGMDVQIIILGTGKKKFEQQIKKLEELYPEKARGVAKFNVPLAHMITAGADFMLIPSRFEPCGLIQLHAMRYGTIPICSSTGGLVDTVKEGYTGFQMGDFNIECETVDPADVLKIATAVGRALMVYGTLAFTEMIKNCMSQDFSWKGPAKKWESLLLSLGASGAESDVDGEEIAPLAKENVPAP; translated from the exons ATGGAAGCTGTGACGGCTTCGCACTTTGTGTCACATATAAATGGCGGAGCAACTTCTGTTGATACCAAAACAAACTTGGCCCAGATAGGCCTGAGGAACCAAACTGTGACTCACAATGGGTTGAGATCAGTAAACAAAATTGATATCAGTGGCAAAGTCATTTCGAAACCGTCCAGATGCGCTGTAAACAAAACCGAGAAGGATAAGACATCGGGAACAATTATCTGTGGAGTGGGTATGTCTGTGGCTTTGGTGTCGACTGAGGTTGCTCCATGGTGTAAAACTGGCGGGCTTGGTGATGTTTTGGGAGGGTTGCCTCCAGCTTTGGCA GCACTTGGGCATAGAGTGATGACAATTTGTCCACGTTATGATCAGTATAAAGACGCTTGGGACACTAATGTGCTTGTTGAG ATTAAAGTTGGAGACAGAGTTGAGACTGTCAGATTTTTCCACTGCTACAAACGTGGAGTTGATCGTGTTTTTGTCGATCATCCTTGGTTCTTGGAGAAG GTTTGGGGGAAAACAAAGTCAAAGCTTTATGGCCCAAATGCTGGAACAGATTACGAAGACAATCAACTTCGGTTCAGCTTGTTATGCCAA GCTGCTGTAGAGGCTACTAGAGTCTTGAGTCTGAATTGCAGCAAATATTTCTCAGGACCATATG gaGAGGATGTTGTTTTCATTGCCAATGACTGGCACACTGCTTTGCTTCCATGCTACCTAAAGAGTATGTATCAATCCAGAGGACTATACATGAACGCCAAG GTTGTTTACTGCATCCACAACATTGCGTATCAAGGAAGATTTAAATTCTCAGATTTCTCGCTTCTCAATCTTCCCGATCAATTCAAGAGTTCTTTAGATTTCATGGATGG GTATAATAAACCTGTGAAGGGAAGGAAAATAAACTGGATGAAGGCTGGGATTTTAGAATCAGACAGACTTGTGACTGTCAGTCCATACTATGCTCAAGAACTTATTTCTGGGCCTGCAAAAGGTGTAGAATGTGATACGTATACTCGTGCTGTTGGCTTATGTGGCATCACAAATGGCATGGATATTCAAGAGTGGAATCCCGCCACTGATAAATACCTTAGTTATCACTATAATATCACTACG GTTATGGATGCCAAGCCATTGCTGAAGGAATCTCTTCAAGCTGAAGTTGGGTTGCCTGTAAACAGGAATATCCCTGTAATTGGATTTATTGGCAGACTCGAGGAGCAAAAAGGCTCAGATATTCTCGTTGCTGCCATTTCTAGGTTCATAGGGATGGATGTTCAAATAATAATCCTA GGAACTGGCAAAAAGAAATTTGAGCAGCAGATTAAAAAACTTGAAGAGTTGTACCCTGAAAAAGCTAGGGGAGTGGCCAAGTTCAATGTCCCCTTGGCTCACATGATAACTGCTGGTGCAGATTTTATGTTGATTCCAAGTAGATTTGAGCCTTGTGGTCTCATTCAGTTACATGCCATGCGTTATGGAACT ATACCAATCTGTTCATCGACTGGTGGTCTCGTTGACACCGTGAAAGAAGGATATACAGGTTTCCAAATGGGAGATTTCAACATTGAG TGTGAAACTGTTGACCCAGCCGATGTGCTGAAGATAGCAACAGCTGTTGGAAGAGCTCTCATGGTCTACGGAACCCTAGCATTTACGGAAATGATAAAAAACTGCATGTCACAAGATTTCTCCTGGAAG GGACCTGCTAAGAAGTGGGAGTCGTTGCTACTAAGCTTGGGTGCTTCTGGTGCTGAGTCCGATGTTGACGGGGAGGAAATTGCTCCCCTCGCCAAGGAAAATGTTCCGGCACCTTGA
- the LOC140968474 gene encoding uncharacterized protein, which yields MKNRSHRLSTSEANEDWVDGSWTVDCVCGVNFDDGEEMVNCDECGVWVHTRCSRYVKSEKSFACDKCKSRKNGTSGVGDDSEETEVAEFLVELPTKTLRMSNPNPASASSRKPARLLTDIPMEERVHVQGVPGGDPGLFSGIKTLSIFGPELWKATGYVPKKFNFQYSEFPSSSDGEVEENKEDFVTKRSEEDANQCDNNAGILLSLSKEGENTLPTPIVDTVGIKSPERGICFEKVAPRQRKKSDSENTDFICSEDNLNHRRSAQPILLHCGKRKKETSGASKDQSAKKKARSNEKGGDVKKRVAHASKEDEGFKVNNGAQCGRGVLGDQQSYGLGECATNLASNGRVLDSFLGNDVSSNGISKKGNKEVQVPVRSVSLSDSCNKGSDLNSGSLSVKEEGQDIIQSCKDIGGGSGVGISSHNKDSLVGDVTIAGSNAKETKNGQDSNIEEASSCPNKKLKAEVDVDDFGSLPLDRVKLNTAKPDSHRPESSDYIFSENCKVIISSGSEAGDHRADADNKNPNVAIITKADQSDDSLCNPYHSKQEPTGSEGSMGARKRSSELAHTNSTSYQRKVVVSVGKSTTSASTLSKFSDNHLKPTAQNPKKKDISESTAETTKDNSANDLVRDAGKCGRPRKFVKESSRLNSPSEMSQSTKLSQTSDSKKIYSDSKEFTLHSSSKVPMISKVKTVPGSAECAHPTQADGSTNLQSKTAASFVPSKADKFYHSGSHPSSRGNLASVAAPSPSNVPAALSDEELAFLLHQELNSSPRVPRVPRIRHAGSLPQLASPTATSMLMKRTSSSGGKDHGMSSRRKVKDFSRDGSHHSQERDNEAKKMDRKPSSPESRRRDTGCSLDRLSRREINGGSDKAVHSMKMRKVSSSLSSSSDANGRNVSSSHPSSRNSSDDDPRILGHPTSRTLPGLIAEIMSEGKRMTYEELCNAVLPHWPHLRKHNGERYAYSSHSQAVLDCLRNRSEWSRLVDRGPKTSGSRKRRKLDTDSVSIDSEDNEESRGKDAGSKSFESQQEEFPKGKRKARTRGRLALPGRGIVRRRRRADVVSDDESESFSSSSEDSMSSEEEIQGGGTSIVGNEASASSEEGQ from the exons ATGAAAAATCGTTCGCATAGGCTTTCCACATCGGAAGCAAATGAGGACTGGGTTGATGGATCATGGACAGTTGACTGCGTATGCGGTGTGAATTTCGATGACGGTGAGGAGATGGTGAATTGCGATGAGTGCGGGGTGTGGGTTCACACACGTTGCTCACGCTATGTCAAAAGTGAAAAATCTTTTGCTTGTGATAAGTGTAAGAGCAGGAAAAATGGCACTAGTGGTGTTGGAGATGATAGCGAGGAGACTGAAGTTGCCGAGTTTCTGGTCGAGTTGCCTACCAAAACGTTGAGGATGAGCAATCCAAACCCAGCAAGTGCCTCCTCACGTAAGCCAGCTAGGCTTTTGACTGATATACCTATGGAGGAGAGGGTTCACGTGCAAGGGGTCCCCGGTGGAGATCCTGGATTGTTTTCTGGGATTAAAACGTTGTCTATTTTTGGCCCTGAGCTGTGGAAGGCTACTGGATACGTGCCTAAAAAGTTTAATTTTCAGTATTCCGAATTTCCTTCCTCTAGTGATGGTGAGGTAGAGGAAAATAAAGAAGATTTTGTCACAAAGAGAAGTGAAGAAGATGCGAATCAGTGTGATAATAATGCTGGGATTTTACTCTCTTTGTCAAAGGAGGGGGAAAATACCTTGCCTACTCCAATAGTGGATACTGTTGGTATAAAAAGTCCCGAAAGAGGTATCTGTTTTGAGAAAGTGGCTCCAAGACAGAGGAAGAAATCTGATAGTGAAAATACTGATTTTATTTGCTCTGAGGATAATTTGAATCATAGAAGATCAGCGCAGCCTATTTTATTACACTGTGGCAAACGCAAAAAAGAGACATCCGGTGCTTCCAAGGATCAGAGTGCGAAGAAAAAGGCAAGGAGCAATGAGAAAGGGGGAGATGTTAAAAAGCGAGTTGCCCATGCTTCTAAAGAAG ATGAAGGGTTTAAGGTCAACAATGGCGCTCAGTGTGGCAGAGGTGTTCTTGGTGATCAACAATCTTATGGTCTTGGTGAATGTGCTACAAATTTAGCATCTAATGGGCGTGTTTTAGATTCTTTTCTTGGGAACGATGTTTCAAGCAATGGGATATCAAAGAAAGGGAACAAAGAGGTTCAAGTTCCCGTGAGGTCAGTGAGTTTATCTGACTCTTGTAATAAAGGTTCAGACCTCAATTCTGGGAGCCTATCTGTGAAAGAGGAG GGTCAAGATATTATTCAGAGTTGTAAGGATATTGGAGGAGGATCTGGAGTAGGAATTAGCTCACATAACAAGGATTCATTGGTTGGAGATGTGACAATTGCCGGTTCAAATGCTAAAGAGACTAAAAATGGCCAAGATTCGAACATTGAGGAGGCCAGCTCATGCCCTAATAAGAAATTGAAAGCAGAGGTAGATGTTGATGACTTTGGGTCTTTACCTTTGGATCGTGTGAAGTTGAACACTGCAAAGCCTGATAGTCATCGTCCAGAATCCTCTGATTATATTTTCTCTGAAAATTGTAAAGTGATTATTTCATCAGGTTCTGAAGCAGGTGACCACAGGGCGGATGCTGATAATAAGAATCCAAATGTTGCTATTATTACTAAAGCAGATCAATCTGATGATTCACTTTGTAATCCCTATCATTCCAAGCAAGAACCAACAGGTTCAGAGGGTTCCATGGGAGCAAGAAAAAGGTCTTCTGAACTTGCACACACCAATTCAACATCTTACCAACGTAAAGTGGTGGTTTCAGTGGGAAAGTCCACAACTTCAGCCAGTACCTTGTCCAAATTCTCTGACAATCATTTGAAACCAACTGCTCAAAACCCTAAGAAGAAGGATATATCTGAAAGCACTGCTGAAACTACTAAAGACAATTCAGCTAATGATTTGGTAAGGGATGCCGGAAAATGTGGCAGACCGAGGAAGTTTGTGAAAGAATCTTCAAGGTTGAACTCTCCATCAGAAATGTCACAGTCAACTAAGTTGTCACAGACTTCAGATTCCAAGAAAATATATTCTGATTCTAAGGAATTTACCCTTCATTCTTCTTCTAAAGTACCAATGATATCTAAGGTAAAAACTGTTCCAGGTTCTGCGGAATGTGCTCATCCAACACAGGCTGATGGTTCCACAAACCTGCAGAGTAAAACTGCTGCTTCATTTGTACCTAGCAAAGCTGACAAGTTTTATCATTCTGGTAGTCATCCATCTTCTAGAGGAAATTTGGCTTCAGTGGCTGCGCCATCTCCATCAAATGTTCCTGCTGCCTTGAGTGATGAAGAG CTTGCTTTTCTGTTGCATCAAGAACTAAATAGCTCCCCTCGAGTTCCTAGAGTCCCACGCATTCGTCATGCTGGCAGTTTACCTCAGCTAGCATCGCCAACTGCAACAAGCATGCTGATGAAGCGAACATCTAGCAGTGGTGGAAAAGATCATGGCATG TCTTCTAGGAGAAAAGTGAAGGATTTTTCTAGAGATGGTTCACATCATAGTCAAGAGAGAGACAATGAGGCTAAGAAGATGGACCGAAAGCCTTCTTCACCTGAAAGCAGGAGGCGAGATACTGGATGCAGCCTTGATCGGCTTTCTAGAAGAGAAATAAATGGTGGTTCAGATAAGGCAGTGCACTCCATGAAGATGAGAAAAGTGAGCAGCTCTTTATCATCTTCCAGTGATGCCAATGGACGCAATGTATCATCCAGTCACCCCTCATCTAGGAATTCCTCAGATGATGATCCACGGATACTTGGGCATCCAACTAGTCGTACTTTACCag GTTTGATTGCTGAGATTATGAGTGAAGGAAAGCGCATGACTTACGAAGAACTCTGCAATGCTGTTCTTCCG CATTGGCCACACTTGAGGAAGCACAATGGAGAGCGGTATGCATATTCTAGTCACTCGCAGGCTGTACTTGATTGCTTGAGGAACAGAAGCGAATGGTCTCGTTTGGTCGATCGTGGTCCCAAA ACCAGTGGAAGTAGAAAGCGACGCAAGCTTGACACCGATTCAGTGAGCATCGATTCAGAGGATAATGAAGAAAGCAGAGGCAAGGATGCTGGGAGCAAGAGTTTTGAATCTCAACAAGAAGAGTTCCCTAAGGGTAAGCGAAAAGCCAGAACACGTGGACGACTGGCTTTACCTGGAAGAGGTATTGTTAGAAGAAGACGGAGGGCTGATGTTGTCAGTGATGATGAAAGTGAATCGTTCTCAAGTTCTAGTGAAGATAGTATGTCCAGCGAAGAAGAGATACAGGGCGGGGGGACATCTATTGTTGGGAACGAGGCCTCTGCTAGCTCAGAGGAGGGCCAATAG
- the LOC140968581 gene encoding NAC domain-containing protein 43-like, with translation MSDQDMILSVNDQSRVPPGFRFHPTEEELLHYYLRKKVAYEKIDLDVIRDVDLNKLEPWDIQEKCRIGSTPQNDWYFFSHKDKKYPTGTRTNRATAAGFWKATGRDKVIHSNFRRIGMRKTLVFYRGRAPHGQKSDWIMHEYRLDDHVNTHDSTANASNNLTGDSEPEEGWVVCRVFKKKNYHKALESPGPHMMVSSTSVLNRNHPQNDVVLDHLLMYMGRSSSSCKQENETNSGGLYLQNHDPSGFVHLPGLETTTLHNILTEMESSSSVRPDIEPSDWVALDRLVASQLDGHGSKQFPAYDDPSIDEDFSFSFGSNNNTGEIQFPNMHNHSDHIIPENLSGSDADFWSFARSSSLSSSSTDPLCHLSV, from the exons ATGTCGGATCAGGACATGATTTTATCCGTAAATGACCAGTCCCGGGTGCCTCCTGGATTCCGTTTTCATCCGACCGAGGAAGAACTTCTGCACTATTACCTCAGAAAGAAAGTGGCCTACGAGAAAATCGATCTTGACGTGATTCGGGATGTCGACCTTAACAAACTTGAGCCCTGGGATATTCAAG AGAAATGCAGAATAGGATCAACCCCTCAAAATGACTGGTATTTCTTTAGTCACAAAGACAAGAAATATCCAACCGGGACTCGAACTAATCGGGCCACTGCTGCGGGTTTTTGGAAGGCTACTGGGCGTGACAAGGTGATACACAGCAACTTCCGGAGGATTGGGATGCGAAAGACTTTGGTTTTCTACAGAGGAAGGGCTCCGCATGGCCAGAAATCAGACTGGATCATGCATGAATATAGGTTGGATGATCATGTCAACACTCATGACTCCACTGCTAAT GCTTCAAATAACTTAACGGGAGACTCGGAGCCAGAGGAAGGCTGGGTGGTCTGTCGGGTTTTCAAGAAGAAAAACTACCACAAGGCACTGGAAAGCCCTGGGCCGCACATGATGGTGTCTTCGACCTCGGTCTTAAACCGAAACCATCCCCAAAACGACGTAGTTCTGGACCACCTGCTCATGTACATGGGAAGATCATCTTCTTCCTGCAAGCAAGAGAACGAAACAAACAGCGGCGGCCTCTACTTACAAAATCATGATCCTTCTGGTTTCGTGCACCTGCCGGGATTGGAAACTACAACGCTTCACAACATCCTCACCGAAATGGAGTCATCTTCGTCCGTCAGACCAGACATCGAACCGAGTGATTGGGTGGCGTTGGACCGCCTCGTGGCGTCTCAGCTAGACGGCCACGGCTCCAAGCAGTTTCCAGCATACGACGACCCGAGTATCGATGAAGATTTCTCATTTTCATTCGGTAGTAATAATAACACTGGTGAAATACAATTTCCAAACATGCATAATCATTCGGATCATATCATACCAGAAAATCTCTCCGGCTCCGACGCAGATTTCTGGAGCTTCGCTCGATCGTCGTCCTTGTCTTCATCGTCTACAGACCCACTTTGCCATTTATCTGTATAA